One part of the Paenibacillus silvisoli genome encodes these proteins:
- the corA gene encoding magnesium/cobalt transporter CorA, which produces MIRILALMKDHRVQHFEKLADVEAHGEHIQWFWVDFCEPTGEESKLLDDYFHFHPLAIEDCLLYLQRPKMDHYEDVHFFVVHAIDERTLEAQEVDIFVGPNFLVTYHQDPQHEVDRAWEKVLHKPHKEKHGCLHAAYMVMDELVDQYFPALQALEDQLLEFETEGGGGQGFRTDLSHVFEIRTKLLRLRKTIVPMRDLLYRVLNTQRIEALKHYHMFFTDIYDHLLKLSEMVDSNRDMTSDLRDHYMSLNANRMNAIMKTLTVITVIFMPLTFIAGIYGMNFEHMPELGWHNGYFLALGFMAMLGLGMFAWFKLKGWFE; this is translated from the coding sequence ATGATTCGGATTTTAGCCTTAATGAAAGACCATCGCGTGCAGCATTTCGAGAAGCTGGCGGACGTGGAAGCGCACGGCGAGCATATCCAGTGGTTCTGGGTCGATTTCTGCGAACCGACGGGCGAGGAATCGAAGCTGCTGGACGATTATTTTCACTTCCATCCGCTGGCGATCGAGGACTGCCTGCTGTACCTGCAGCGTCCCAAAATGGATCATTACGAAGATGTCCATTTCTTCGTCGTTCACGCGATCGACGAGAGGACGCTGGAGGCGCAGGAGGTCGATATTTTCGTCGGCCCGAACTTCCTCGTGACCTACCATCAAGATCCGCAGCACGAGGTCGACCGCGCGTGGGAGAAGGTTCTTCATAAGCCGCATAAGGAAAAGCACGGCTGTCTGCATGCCGCCTATATGGTAATGGACGAGCTTGTAGACCAGTATTTCCCGGCGCTGCAGGCGCTTGAGGACCAGCTTCTGGAGTTTGAGACGGAGGGCGGCGGAGGCCAAGGCTTCCGTACCGACCTCAGCCATGTGTTCGAAATCCGGACGAAGCTGCTGCGGCTTCGCAAAACGATCGTGCCGATGCGGGATTTACTCTACCGTGTGCTCAATACGCAGCGGATCGAGGCGCTGAAGCATTACCATATGTTTTTCACCGACATTTACGATCATCTGCTGAAGCTTTCGGAGATGGTCGATTCCAACCGCGATATGACGTCTGATTTGCGCGATCATTACATGTCCTTGAACGCCAACCGGATGAACGCGATCATGAAGACGCTCACGGTCATTACGGTTATCTTCATGCCGCTTACCTTTATCGCGGGGATTTACGGGATGAACTTCGAGCATATGCCGGAGCTTGGCTGGCATAACGGTTATTTTCTGGCGCTGGGGTTCATGGCGATGCTCGGGCTGGGCATGTTTGCCTGGTTCAAGCTGAAGGGCTGGTTTGAATAG
- a CDS encoding bifunctional 5,10-methylenetetrahydrofolate dehydrogenase/5,10-methenyltetrahydrofolate cyclohydrolase, translating to MAMLLKAKEAAEQLHADIRTRAEEWKRNGIRPVLATILVEGDPASAYYARSKERAAEKLGIAFRLHAFPDSVTEEELLSVIAGLNADAAVHGIMLELPLPRHLSAAAIEAAIAPVKDIDGVTPANKLAIYTGDDSGLFPATPQACIALLKHYGYALEGRNVALIGRGQTVGLPLFHLLQKEHATVNVCHSRTPDLASQLARAEFAIVAVGKPNTVTRDMVHRGLVVVDAGINELEDGSICGDAAGDLSEALAAVSPVPGGVGTLTTAILFRNLMKAMDLQHQAAIKGAVNR from the coding sequence ATGGCTATGCTGCTAAAAGCGAAGGAAGCGGCGGAACAGCTCCACGCAGATATCCGCACGCGCGCGGAAGAGTGGAAAAGGAATGGAATACGGCCGGTTCTGGCGACCATACTAGTCGAAGGCGACCCGGCGTCCGCATATTATGCCCGTTCCAAGGAGCGGGCAGCGGAGAAGCTCGGCATTGCGTTTCGGCTGCATGCTTTTCCGGATTCAGTCACGGAAGAGGAGCTGCTTTCGGTCATTGCTGGGTTGAATGCGGACGCGGCAGTTCATGGCATTATGCTGGAGCTCCCGCTCCCTCGGCATTTGTCCGCCGCTGCGATTGAGGCCGCCATAGCGCCTGTCAAAGATATCGACGGCGTCACGCCCGCGAACAAGCTGGCGATCTATACCGGCGACGATTCGGGGCTTTTTCCGGCCACGCCGCAAGCATGCATCGCGCTGCTGAAGCATTACGGCTATGCGCTCGAGGGACGGAACGTCGCTTTGATCGGCCGGGGCCAAACCGTGGGATTGCCGCTGTTTCACCTCTTGCAAAAGGAGCATGCAACGGTCAACGTCTGCCACTCGCGGACGCCCGATCTCGCATCGCAGCTAGCACGCGCGGAATTCGCGATTGTTGCCGTCGGCAAGCCGAATACGGTCACGCGGGACATGGTTCACCGCGGACTTGTCGTAGTCGATGCCGGCATCAACGAGCTGGAGGACGGCTCGATTTGCGGCGATGCCGCTGGGGACCTGAGCGAGGCGCTCGCAGCCGTTTCGCCCGTTCCCGGCGGCGTCGGCACGCTGACAACCGCGATTTTGTTCCGTAACCTGATGAAAGCGATGGACCTTCAGCATCAAGCCGCGATAAAAGGAGCCGTGAACCGATGA
- a CDS encoding cyclodeaminase/cyclohydrolase family protein: protein MTQVTWDDTIRRFLQRAASADPTPGGGSAAALAAALGTAMTAMAAHLTQGEKYAGVQPQIMAALTEMAPLTRECEALLAADIHAFDGYMNALKLPKASDAEQAARREAIHDATVAAIEVPLRLMEVCKAALQATHGIAACTNPHVISDLGIGALLLEAAAQSALLTVDINLAGLKDAEKKEAFAARRTALITEIVQLKERALAVVRECI, encoded by the coding sequence ATGACCCAAGTGACCTGGGACGATACGATCCGCCGATTTCTGCAGCGGGCGGCCAGCGCCGATCCGACGCCTGGCGGCGGAAGCGCCGCCGCGCTGGCAGCCGCGCTTGGCACGGCCATGACGGCCATGGCCGCTCACCTCACGCAAGGGGAAAAATATGCCGGTGTACAGCCGCAAATTATGGCTGCATTAACGGAGATGGCGCCGCTGACGCGGGAGTGCGAGGCGTTGCTCGCCGCCGATATTCACGCGTTCGACGGCTATATGAACGCGCTCAAGCTGCCGAAGGCGTCCGATGCCGAGCAGGCGGCGCGGCGCGAAGCGATTCACGATGCCACGGTCGCGGCCATCGAGGTCCCGCTCCGGCTCATGGAGGTCTGCAAGGCCGCGCTGCAAGCGACGCACGGCATCGCGGCCTGCACGAATCCGCATGTCATCTCCGACCTCGGCATCGGAGCGCTGCTTCTGGAGGCGGCTGCGCAGTCCGCGCTGCTGACCGTCGACATTAATTTGGCCGGCTTGAAGGACGCCGAGAAGAAAGAGGCGTTTGCCGCTAGACGCACGGCCTTAATCACTGAAATTGTGCAGCTCAAAGAGCGGGCACTCGCGGTCGTGCGAGAGTGCATTTAG
- a CDS encoding family 43 glycosylhydrolase, with the protein MRKTTLRLRFAAGCLLAVIAIAAAIGMGRDWMKNSTHDSFVYQGHGGTFKNTLAEIDTPDPSVVYHDGYYYMTFTHNGADVMVMKSRKLDFRGAQRQTVWIPPMDTAYSANVWAPEIQRIDGKWYIYFAADNGQNENHRMYVLQADSDDPMGAYTFKGQVTDETNKWAIDGLAMEHEGKLYFVWSGWEGDVNVQQNTYIAPMSDPLTISGPRVLLNEPTLDWEKAGGPPYINEGQAILKKDGRLFIVYSGAGSWTPYYALGMLALKPGADPLHADSWSKSDQPLLQMDEEAGVFGPGHNSFVCSQGGSEDCWIVYHATTGRSDGWGNRKARAQKIRWNEEGLPEFGSPLSLETAIPVPSGSGLAKAEYAKRAGSRIEFDFIESTLDGEAPLLIHYRQTSGDKRTIDLHVNGQQAADAIEVPATAANETGYLYVQIPLVPGLNTVSLPANFEGLDILAVEVPRYEAENAQTSGEAAVTPLPFTSGWGAVQLPGDAASALRFANIAVPRDGKYKLRFAVSNNGEQPASLKITLDGDKPQTVEAAPTGRNEYALAELEVDLQAGVHEIKIESANGRLFVDYLDVYGL; encoded by the coding sequence ATGCGGAAAACGACATTGAGGCTGCGATTCGCAGCGGGCTGTTTATTGGCGGTAATCGCCATCGCCGCGGCGATCGGGATGGGACGGGATTGGATGAAGAACAGTACGCACGACAGCTTCGTTTATCAAGGTCACGGAGGCACCTTCAAAAACACGCTCGCCGAGATCGATACGCCCGATCCGAGCGTCGTTTACCACGACGGTTATTATTACATGACGTTCACGCATAACGGAGCCGACGTGATGGTGATGAAGTCGCGCAAGCTCGATTTTCGCGGGGCGCAGCGTCAGACGGTTTGGATCCCTCCGATGGACACGGCGTATTCCGCGAACGTGTGGGCGCCTGAAATTCAGCGGATCGACGGGAAGTGGTACATCTATTTCGCTGCCGACAACGGTCAGAACGAGAATCACCGGATGTATGTGCTCCAGGCGGATTCCGACGATCCGATGGGCGCCTATACGTTCAAAGGCCAGGTCACGGATGAAACGAACAAGTGGGCCATCGACGGCCTTGCGATGGAGCATGAAGGCAAGCTCTATTTTGTCTGGTCCGGCTGGGAGGGCGATGTGAACGTGCAGCAGAACACGTACATCGCGCCGATGAGCGACCCGCTCACCATCAGCGGTCCGCGCGTTCTGCTGAACGAGCCTACGCTCGATTGGGAGAAGGCGGGAGGACCGCCGTATATCAATGAAGGTCAGGCGATCCTGAAGAAGGATGGACGGCTGTTCATCGTCTACTCGGGAGCCGGCAGCTGGACGCCGTATTACGCGCTAGGCATGCTTGCCTTGAAGCCGGGAGCCGATCCGCTCCATGCGGACAGCTGGTCGAAGTCCGATCAGCCGCTGCTGCAAATGGACGAAGAGGCCGGCGTATTCGGCCCTGGGCATAACTCCTTCGTCTGTTCGCAAGGCGGCTCCGAGGATTGCTGGATCGTCTACCATGCGACGACAGGACGGTCGGACGGCTGGGGCAACCGCAAAGCAAGAGCGCAGAAAATCAGGTGGAACGAGGAAGGGCTGCCCGAATTCGGTTCGCCTTTATCGCTGGAAACGGCGATCCCTGTTCCGTCCGGCTCCGGTCTTGCGAAAGCGGAGTATGCAAAGCGCGCGGGCTCACGGATCGAATTCGATTTCATAGAATCGACGCTGGACGGGGAGGCGCCGCTGCTGATCCATTACCGCCAAACAAGCGGCGACAAGCGGACGATCGATCTTCACGTGAACGGCCAACAAGCCGCGGACGCCATCGAAGTGCCGGCAACGGCCGCAAACGAGACCGGCTATCTCTACGTGCAGATCCCGTTAGTCCCGGGCTTGAACACGGTCTCGCTTCCTGCCAACTTTGAAGGTCTCGATATCCTAGCCGTCGAGGTCCCGCGCTACGAAGCGGAAAATGCCCAAACGTCAGGCGAAGCCGCAGTAACGCCATTGCCGTTCACTTCCGGCTGGGGAGCCGTCCAGCTCCCGGGCGATGCAGCATCGGCCTTGCGCTTCGCCAACATCGCCGTCCCCCGCGACGGCAAATACAAGCTCCGCTTCGCCGTCTCCAACAACGGCGAACAACCAGCCAGCCTGAAGATCACGCTGGACGGCGACAAGCCGCAAACGGTTGAGGCCGCCCCAACCGGTCGCAACGAATATGCCCTTGCCGAACTTGAAGTTGACCTTCAGGCCGGTGTGCATGAAATCAAGATCGAATCCGCGAACGGCCGGTTGTTTGTTGATTATTTGGATGTGTACGGTTTGTAA
- a CDS encoding sensor histidine kinase, which yields MIRRKGIRFKIFLVTAALLVVSALLIYLTLYFMLPGYYKTIKQARLESGVSELVKAIDGQSAEKAIPLMAEFGQDHNAAIVIRDKEGQGYYIPPNFRGMKNWLSRNATYLGMRSQIEAGRVLDGRSGGPIGNGDAGSKGPMMHMLSVEKQIRFAESEEPYTLSVDAPLQPIGEAAGVILLFLPYMLIPILLIAVGGALIYSRLIARPLLSLNKVARRLAKLDFSVTKPALTTKDELGELSLSLSRLAGNLQLTMGELQEANAQLKDDIEREREQEAKRREFVATISHELKTPITAVSGQLEAMIANVGAFRDRDTYLRQSYTIMREMDKLVHEILELSKLESRDFLPLMREVDLSELVRESMGHMSYLAEVKRMRLECELPEEAIITADERLMSKAVANIITNAVQYSGDAERVVVRLLEEAGEEQVLRPWYRLEVLNTGVQVDEAKLPRLFEPFYRAEQSRSRSTGGSGLGLYIVSKVLDAHGAEYSIANTPEGVRFSVRVQGAA from the coding sequence ATGATACGGCGCAAAGGGATCCGGTTCAAAATCTTCCTCGTTACGGCGGCGCTGCTCGTCGTGTCCGCGCTGCTGATTTATTTGACGCTTTATTTTATGCTGCCGGGCTATTACAAAACTATTAAGCAAGCCCGGCTGGAGAGCGGGGTCAGCGAGCTCGTCAAAGCGATCGACGGGCAGAGCGCGGAGAAAGCCATTCCGCTCATGGCGGAGTTCGGGCAGGATCACAACGCGGCCATCGTCATCCGCGACAAGGAAGGCCAAGGCTACTACATTCCGCCGAACTTTCGGGGGATGAAAAACTGGTTGTCGCGCAACGCCACCTATCTTGGGATGCGTAGCCAGATTGAAGCGGGACGGGTTCTGGACGGCCGTTCCGGCGGGCCGATCGGCAACGGGGACGCCGGCTCGAAGGGACCGATGATGCATATGCTCAGCGTCGAGAAGCAGATCCGGTTTGCGGAGAGCGAAGAGCCGTACACGCTATCTGTCGATGCGCCGCTGCAGCCGATCGGGGAAGCGGCCGGCGTCATTCTGCTGTTTCTGCCCTATATGCTCATCCCGATTCTGCTTATCGCGGTCGGCGGCGCGCTGATCTACTCCCGCCTGATCGCGAGGCCGCTCTTGTCGCTGAACAAAGTGGCGCGCCGGCTGGCGAAGCTCGATTTCTCGGTGACGAAGCCGGCGCTGACGACGAAGGACGAGCTCGGCGAGCTGTCGCTGAGCCTCAGCCGGCTGGCGGGCAATTTGCAGCTGACGATGGGCGAGCTGCAGGAGGCGAACGCTCAGCTGAAGGACGACATCGAGCGCGAACGCGAGCAGGAGGCGAAGCGGCGCGAGTTCGTCGCTACGATCTCGCACGAGCTGAAGACGCCGATCACGGCGGTAAGCGGCCAGCTGGAGGCGATGATTGCAAACGTCGGCGCGTTTCGCGACAGGGATACGTATTTGCGCCAGTCGTATACGATCATGCGGGAGATGGATAAGCTCGTGCATGAGATTTTGGAGCTGTCGAAGCTGGAGAGCCGGGATTTCCTGCCGCTGATGCGAGAGGTGGACCTGTCGGAGCTGGTGCGCGAATCGATGGGGCATATGAGCTATCTCGCCGAGGTGAAGCGGATGCGGCTGGAATGCGAGCTGCCGGAGGAGGCGATCATCACGGCGGACGAGCGGTTGATGTCCAAAGCGGTGGCGAACATCATTACGAATGCCGTGCAATATTCCGGCGATGCGGAGCGGGTAGTCGTTCGCTTGCTGGAGGAGGCAGGGGAGGAGCAGGTGCTGCGTCCGTGGTACAGGCTCGAGGTGCTGAACACCGGCGTGCAGGTGGACGAAGCGAAGCTGCCCCGGTTGTTCGAGCCGTTTTACCGGGCCGAACAGTCCCGCAGCCGCTCGACCGGCGGCAGCGGACTGGGCTTGTATATCGTGAGCAAGGTGCTGGACGCGCACGGCGCGGAGTACAGCATCGCGAATACGCCTGAGGGCGTGCGGTTTAGCGTGCGCGTTCAAGGGGCGGCTTGA
- a CDS encoding phosphotransferase, whose amino-acid sequence MDTIRMIARLHAAFWNETSKLASFEWLSPKDEVIPTEAKDAALQKWNEIIDGMQPANNMLTYRQIEHLMDKLEDILSLKKTFPKTLCHGDFHMENVLLSADNSPVIADWQEVRIACGPEDISFFLQRASASGNPLSADTAIEVYTKTVNELVENHLSVSSVREVIDAAKLHTMLIHWPHFLIGAPSDVILGISLELKSAAGRLGYLA is encoded by the coding sequence TTGGACACGATACGGATGATTGCGAGATTACACGCGGCTTTCTGGAACGAGACAAGCAAGCTAGCTTCATTCGAATGGCTGTCACCGAAGGACGAGGTCATACCGACGGAGGCCAAAGACGCAGCGCTGCAAAAATGGAACGAAATCATCGACGGCATGCAGCCTGCCAACAACATGTTAACCTACCGGCAAATAGAGCACCTGATGGACAAGCTGGAAGACATCCTGTCATTGAAAAAGACGTTCCCCAAGACGCTCTGTCACGGCGACTTCCACATGGAAAATGTGCTTCTTTCAGCAGATAACTCGCCGGTCATTGCCGACTGGCAGGAGGTTCGCATCGCATGCGGACCGGAAGATATTTCGTTCTTCCTGCAACGGGCGAGCGCAAGCGGAAACCCGCTCTCGGCCGATACCGCTATTGAGGTTTATACGAAAACCGTTAATGAGCTGGTAGAGAATCATCTTTCCGTCAGCTCCGTTCGGGAAGTAATCGATGCGGCGAAGCTCCATACGATGCTGATCCATTGGCCGCATTTTTTAATAGGTGCCCCCTCCGACGTGATCCTTGGTATAAGCCTTGAACTGAAATCAGCGGCTGGAAGATTAGGCTATCTCGCTTAA
- a CDS encoding glycoside hydrolase family 2 protein translates to MSTIFRTDYPRPQFARHQWESLNGEWEFEFDDDRIGSKEQWHKGQRALTKRIQVPFAFQSKLSGIADNDFHDCVWYRKSFRVPDAFAGKRTILHFGAVDYEATVWVNGQFAVRHEGGHTPFHADITDSLQAGDNWIVVQATDYSHDLALPRGKQYWLKDSASIFYTRTTGIWQSVWMEAVSPVHLERVRITPDVDRNEVTIRAFLAGYAPTDSLQLKVAISAGGQKISEDQYSVLTAQESRTIKLRDFNEHGLGRLWSPEHPNLFDVTFTLLRNGEVVDEVESYFGLRKVSIENGRLCLNNRPYFMKMVLDQGYFPDGNLTPPSDDAIKQDVLLTKAMGFNGARKHQKVEDPRYLYWCDKLGLIVWGEMANAYDYSETYAKRFANEWQEAVERDYNHPCIVAWVPLNESWGVPNIQIDAQQRQHALAMYYMTKSLDATRPVVSNDGWELVKTDLFNIHDYEWRGEVLQDRYSTAEKAVSALPANRQLSVGGFQYEGQPILVTEFGGIAFKKSEQEGWGYSGASNDEEYIERVNNVVKPLLESPVVQGYCYTQLTDVEQEINGLLTYDRQPKVPVEIIKAINEGKHSSDK, encoded by the coding sequence ATGTCCACGATATTCAGAACGGATTATCCGCGCCCGCAGTTTGCGCGCCATCAATGGGAAAGCCTGAACGGCGAGTGGGAGTTCGAGTTCGACGATGACCGAATCGGAAGCAAAGAGCAGTGGCACAAAGGACAGCGCGCCTTGACCAAGCGCATCCAAGTCCCGTTCGCGTTCCAAAGCAAGCTGAGCGGCATCGCGGACAACGATTTTCACGACTGCGTTTGGTACCGAAAGTCTTTCCGGGTGCCGGATGCTTTTGCCGGCAAGAGAACGATTCTGCACTTCGGCGCCGTCGATTACGAGGCGACCGTCTGGGTGAACGGTCAGTTCGCCGTACGCCATGAAGGCGGGCATACGCCGTTTCATGCCGATATTACGGACAGCCTGCAAGCCGGCGACAACTGGATCGTCGTGCAGGCGACCGATTACAGCCATGACCTGGCGCTTCCCCGCGGGAAGCAATACTGGCTCAAGGACTCGGCGTCGATCTTCTACACGAGAACGACGGGCATTTGGCAGTCGGTCTGGATGGAGGCCGTATCGCCGGTCCACTTGGAGCGAGTACGGATTACGCCGGACGTCGACCGGAATGAAGTGACGATCCGCGCGTTTCTCGCGGGCTATGCCCCAACCGATAGCCTTCAGCTGAAGGTTGCTATATCGGCAGGCGGACAGAAAATTTCGGAGGATCAGTATTCGGTCCTGACCGCCCAGGAGTCGAGAACGATCAAGCTGCGCGACTTCAACGAGCATGGTCTTGGCCGGCTATGGTCGCCGGAGCATCCGAATCTATTCGATGTGACGTTCACGCTGCTTCGGAACGGCGAGGTTGTCGATGAGGTGGAGAGCTATTTCGGCCTGCGCAAGGTGTCGATCGAGAACGGCAGGCTCTGCCTGAACAACCGGCCTTATTTTATGAAAATGGTGCTCGATCAAGGGTACTTTCCGGATGGCAACCTAACGCCTCCGTCGGACGATGCGATCAAGCAGGATGTGCTGCTTACGAAAGCGATGGGCTTCAATGGAGCGCGCAAGCATCAGAAGGTAGAAGATCCCCGCTACCTCTATTGGTGCGATAAGCTCGGGCTGATCGTTTGGGGCGAGATGGCGAATGCATATGACTACTCGGAGACGTACGCGAAGCGGTTCGCGAACGAATGGCAGGAGGCGGTGGAACGGGATTACAATCATCCGTGCATCGTCGCGTGGGTGCCGCTCAACGAGAGCTGGGGCGTTCCGAATATCCAAATCGACGCGCAGCAGCGGCAGCATGCGCTGGCGATGTACTATATGACCAAATCGCTGGACGCGACGAGACCTGTCGTCTCGAATGACGGCTGGGAGCTGGTGAAGACCGATCTGTTCAACATTCACGACTACGAATGGCGCGGCGAAGTGCTGCAGGACCGGTATTCCACGGCGGAAAAGGCGGTAAGCGCGCTTCCGGCCAACCGGCAGCTGAGCGTCGGCGGCTTCCAATACGAGGGGCAGCCGATTCTCGTGACGGAGTTCGGCGGCATCGCCTTCAAGAAGAGCGAGCAGGAAGGCTGGGGCTATTCCGGTGCTTCCAACGACGAAGAGTATATCGAGCGGGTCAACAATGTCGTCAAGCCGCTGCTGGAATCGCCGGTCGTGCAAGGCTACTGCTACACGCAGCTGACCGATGTCGAGCAGGAGATCAACGGTCTGCTAACGTACGACAGGCAGCCGAAGGTACCGGTTGAGATAATAAAGGCGATCAACGAAGGCAAGCATTCATCCGATAAATAA
- a CDS encoding transglutaminase domain-containing protein: MGTKWIKLGLSLFIGLSAVQLSAAPPQQTAAAATAAGTPSEWAKQEIADAITSGLIPYGLTNSYRQALTRQEFCEMAVQLYEVLTDTDPPAPNKNPFRDTTNYRIGQAYELGIIKGTSATTFSPKEKVTREQLALMLHNTLEKAGYKQQLQENKGVAPKFADDKLIAAWSRDAVGILAANDIMKGNWVAGQVRFDPRVTTTREQAIVLVYRIYERFGTYFVHDETDLLGAAKQKLPVVFKDQRLQAVDAKAREVLAEIIAPGMTEVERELAIHDYILLQTAYDYDNYMNDTVPAESYTVYGVLFNGIAVCQGYAGAADLLLSMAGIESHIVVGTADGGSHAWNKVKIGGQYYNLDVTWDDPVPDAEGRLTYGYFNVTDEELRRDHAWSDKLPAATAQTFNYYRMNGLAVGSPAEFEARIGAAIEAREAALTLKRIYKDDKGPESWEALLGGYASTLASYSYTMDNSGVVSFKFKYRS, translated from the coding sequence ATGGGAACAAAATGGATCAAGCTAGGACTTAGTCTCTTCATCGGATTATCGGCGGTTCAGTTGAGCGCAGCACCGCCGCAGCAGACGGCCGCCGCGGCAACGGCCGCCGGCACGCCGAGCGAGTGGGCCAAACAAGAAATCGCGGATGCGATAACGAGCGGACTTATTCCGTACGGGCTGACGAACAGCTACCGGCAGGCGCTCACCCGGCAGGAGTTTTGCGAAATGGCCGTCCAGCTCTACGAGGTGCTGACGGATACGGACCCGCCCGCGCCGAACAAAAATCCGTTCCGCGATACAACCAACTACCGAATCGGCCAAGCCTACGAGCTGGGCATTATTAAAGGCACGAGCGCAACGACCTTCTCGCCTAAGGAGAAGGTTACCCGCGAGCAGCTCGCGTTGATGCTGCATAATACGCTAGAGAAAGCGGGATATAAGCAGCAGCTTCAGGAGAACAAAGGCGTTGCGCCGAAATTCGCCGACGATAAGCTGATCGCCGCATGGTCGCGCGATGCGGTCGGCATACTGGCTGCCAATGACATCATGAAAGGTAATTGGGTCGCCGGACAGGTGCGCTTTGATCCTCGCGTAACGACGACGAGGGAGCAGGCCATCGTGCTGGTGTACCGGATCTATGAGCGGTTCGGCACGTATTTCGTCCATGACGAAACGGACTTGCTGGGGGCGGCCAAGCAGAAGCTGCCGGTCGTCTTCAAGGACCAGCGATTGCAGGCCGTCGACGCCAAGGCTAGAGAGGTGCTCGCCGAGATCATCGCCCCGGGCATGACCGAGGTTGAGCGGGAGCTCGCCATTCACGATTACATTTTGCTGCAAACTGCTTACGATTACGACAATTACATGAACGATACGGTACCGGCTGAATCGTACACGGTATACGGCGTCTTGTTCAATGGAATTGCCGTTTGCCAAGGCTATGCCGGGGCGGCCGACCTGCTGCTCAGCATGGCGGGCATCGAATCCCATATCGTCGTCGGTACGGCGGATGGCGGAAGCCATGCATGGAACAAGGTGAAAATCGGCGGCCAGTATTACAATCTGGACGTGACCTGGGACGATCCGGTGCCGGATGCGGAGGGCAGGCTGACTTACGGGTATTTCAACGTCACCGATGAGGAGCTGCGGCGCGATCATGCATGGAGCGACAAGCTGCCGGCGGCGACCGCCCAGACGTTCAATTATTACCGGATGAACGGGCTCGCGGTGGGCAGCCCGGCCGAATTCGAAGCGAGAATCGGCGCGGCCATCGAGGCGCGGGAGGCCGCGCTTACGCTCAAACGAATCTATAAGGACGACAAAGGACCGGAGAGCTGGGAGGCGCTGCTCGGCGGTTATGCAAGCACGCTCGCGTCCTATTCCTACACGATGGATAACAGCGGCGTCGTCAGCTTCAAGTTCAAGTACCGTTCGTAA
- a CDS encoding small, acid-soluble spore protein, alpha/beta type, producing the protein MSRRSRRKHLVPGAEAQMSAFKAEVMRREGYVVNPNRPDDVKFEVAKSLGVPLEHGYNGDLSTESAGQIGGQIGGAMVKELVRMAQEKLAQQRTLD; encoded by the coding sequence ATGTCAAGAAGAAGCCGGCGTAAACATCTCGTTCCGGGCGCAGAGGCCCAAATGAGCGCATTCAAGGCGGAAGTGATGCGCCGGGAAGGGTATGTCGTGAACCCGAACCGGCCCGACGATGTGAAGTTCGAGGTCGCCAAGTCGCTCGGCGTTCCGCTCGAGCATGGCTACAACGGCGATCTGTCGACGGAATCGGCCGGTCAGATCGGCGGACAAATCGGCGGCGCCATGGTGAAGGAGCTCGTGCGCATGGCGCAGGAGAAGCTGGCGCAGCAGCGTACGCTTGATTGA
- a CDS encoding response regulator transcription factor — translation MPASILVIEDDSYIQQLIAEFLRAQQYEVEVAGDGLEGWNMYVQGAYDLVILDLMLPTMHGYEICRRIRERADTPVIVLTALSEEKDQLRAFEEEADDYVTKPFSFHVLMKRVEAVLRRTRTGQAGDLLFDGRLRLDANAYKIYVDGKLVDTTTKEFDILHTLVHNAGRIMTRDMLLDKVWGYDYYGDSRIVDAHIKNIRKKLGISVIRTVKGVGYSLESELAMVEG, via the coding sequence GTGCCTGCTTCCATATTGGTTATCGAGGACGATTCATATATTCAGCAGCTGATCGCCGAGTTTTTGCGCGCGCAGCAGTACGAGGTGGAGGTGGCCGGCGACGGTCTGGAAGGCTGGAATATGTACGTGCAGGGTGCGTATGACCTTGTCATACTGGATCTGATGCTGCCGACCATGCACGGCTACGAAATATGCCGCCGCATCCGCGAGCGCGCCGATACGCCGGTCATCGTGCTGACCGCGCTCAGCGAAGAGAAGGATCAGCTGCGCGCGTTCGAGGAGGAAGCCGACGATTACGTGACCAAGCCGTTCTCCTTCCACGTGCTGATGAAGCGGGTAGAAGCGGTTCTGCGGCGTACGCGCACCGGGCAGGCAGGCGATCTGTTGTTCGACGGGCGGCTGCGGCTGGACGCCAATGCGTATAAAATCTATGTGGATGGCAAGCTCGTCGATACGACGACGAAGGAATTCGATATTTTGCATACGCTTGTACATAATGCGGGACGGATTATGACAAGAGACATGCTGCTCGACAAGGTGTGGGGCTACGACTACTACGGAGATTCCCGCATCGTGGACGCTCACATCAAGAACATCCGCAAGAAGCTCGGCATCTCCGTCATCCGCACGGTAAAAGGGGTCGGCTACTCGCTGGAGTCGGAGCTGGCGATGGTGGAGGGATGA